In the genome of Podospora pseudocomata strain CBS 415.72m chromosome 2 map unlocalized CBS415.72m_2.2, whole genome shotgun sequence, one region contains:
- a CDS encoding uncharacterized protein (EggNog:ENOG503P3CZ; COG:S): protein MTATEVMTPTTPETTGTRPRTATGPADIDSDGTDDTTPSTSTAATTSRSCPTCGTPLSLPSLPAYQQTQAALLSAQKQITELQSQIKLLNAKASAAVDRWADYEDELTKLRAQLSSESRSSTPSSPSAASSSSPTTSSSSPSPQKQPQQHQQQKQTFLQEGSPLPTPPSSVTSALPSPSRTSFLPAAATRISALLSLRKSTSNLKPLPSIPVSPRSPIPSVPPSATLYNLPSLATPPESGQMTTGDLLTALGREQARRVEVEKRLNQTSREVEELSVSLFEQANEMVASERRARAELEKRVGELVGREGERRRRLEVLERGVERIGRVRGVLGEGEA, encoded by the coding sequence ATGACCGCCACCGAGGTCATGACACCCACAACCCCAGAAACAACAGGGACAAGGCCACGAACAGCAACAGGGCCAGCAGACATCGACAGCGATGGCACCGACGACACCAcacccagcaccagcaccgccgcgACGACAAGCCGAAGCTGCCCAACCTGCggcacccccctctccctcccctcccttcccgccTACCAGCAAACCCAagccgccctcctctccgcccaGAAGCAAATCACCGAGCTCCAATCCCAGATCAAACTCCTCAACGCAAAGGCCTCAGCAGCGGTCGACCGATGGGCCGACTACGAAGACGAGCTGACGAAGCTCCGCGCTCAGTTGTCATCAGAGTCGAGATCGTCAACTCCTAGCTCCCCGTCGGcggcttcttcctcatcgccaacaacatcctcctcgtccccttCACCGCAgaaacaaccccaacaacaccaacagcagaAACAAACCTTCCTTCAGGAAGGCTCCCCTTTGCCTACCCCTCCTAGTTCGGTAACATCGGCCCTTCCTTCGCCGTCAAGAACATCATTTCTTCCTGCCGCCGCAACGAGGATTTCTGCGCTGTTGTCGTTGAGGAAATCGACGAGTAATTTGAAGCCTTTGCCTTCGATTCCGGTCTCGCCTCGTTCACCTATACCTAGTGTGCCACCTTCTGCGACGCTTTATAATCTTCCTAGTCTAGCGACTCCTCCAGAGTCGGGGCAAATGACGACGGGGGATTTGCTGACggcgttggggagggagcaggcgaggagggtggaggtggagaagaggttgaatcAGACGAgtagggaggtggaggagctgagcGTGAGTTTGTTTGAGCAGGCGAATGAGATGGTTGCGAGCGAGAGGAGAGCGAGGgcggagctggagaagagggttggggagttggtgggacgggagggggagaggaggaggcggttggaggtgctggagaggggggtggagaggattggACGGGTTaggggggtgctgggggagggggaggcgtAG
- the CSL4 gene encoding exosome 3'->5 exonuclease subunit ski4 (Csl4) (BUSCO:EOG092653O3; COG:J; EggNog:ENOG503NYXY) produces the protein MTTSNPTLAIPGQLLGSTSRYQPGPGTHIHNHNVHASLMGTVHIAQPAKAPGPVKRLTKITPAPAPAELPTISVTVPTRSAGSDHAGQKKREVLPEVGNVVLCRVIRITPRQAVVAILVCGDTVLDAEWQGLIRVQDVRATEKDRVKIYESFRPGDIVRAEVISLGDQANYYLSTARNELGVILATSEAGNAMHPVSWKEYRDPETGLTELRKVAKPY, from the exons ATGACAACATCAAACCCCACCTTGGCCATCCCAGGCCAGCTCTTGGGTTCAACATCCAGATACCAGCCCGGGCCAGGGACTCACATTCACAATCACAACGTTCATGCTTCGCTCATGGGCACAGTACACATCGCTCAACCTGCTAAAGCTCCAGGACCAGTAAAGCGGCTCACAAAAATCACACCGGCCCCGGCCCCTGCGGAGCTCCCCACAATCTCGGTGACGGTCCCCACGCGGTCCGCGGGCTCCGACCACGCCGGCCAAAAGAAGCGCGAGGTGCTGCCCGAGGTAGGGAATGTGGTGCTCTGCAGAGTGATTCGCATCACACCGAGGCAGGCTGTTGTTGCGATACTGGTGTGCGGCGACACGGTGCTGGATGCTGAATGGCAGGGCTTGATCCGTGTGCAGGATGTCAGGGCTACAGAGAAGGACAGGGTCAAGATCTATGAGAGCTTCAGACCGGGGGATATCGTCAGGGCTGAAGTG ATCTCACTGGGTGACCAGGCTAACTATTATCTTTCCACTGCTCGTAATGAGCTGGGTGTTATTTTAGCCACGAGTGAAGCCGGCAATGCGATGCATCCTGTCAGTTGGAAGGAGTACCGGGACCCGGAGACCGGCTTGACTGAGTTGAGAAAGGTTGCGAAGCCATATTGA
- the PUS4 gene encoding pseudouridine synthase pus4 (BUSCO:EOG09264HU0; EggNog:ENOG503NXW0; COG:J), with the protein MPLFRPTPLLKMATSTGGKILEGVFGINKPIGISSAQVIRDCQNFFDPSARFAPALEQVREQRDKESKYQRNRRRRFPNKVQTKIGHGGTLDPLAGGVLILGVGKGTKSLQQFLLCTKTYETVVVFGASTDTYDRLGKIIKKGDYSNVTRDAVQKGLEPFRGKYRQMPPLYSSLKMNGKPLYEYAREGKPIPREIETREVEVSELELVEWYEPGTHKHYWPDEEAGQAEKDVAQSVWRVAKAQEDGGEESAAKMAAEEESKALEEFNSKKRAAEEAVDGLVSDETRASKRAKNEEGNPEDTLMSGALEVKKEKLTQPPKGRGSDLVPVRPDDMPAPWEGKGPPAAKIRMTVTSGFYVRSLCHDLGEKLGCGAMMAELVRTRQGQFTLGGANCLEYDDLLRGEEVWGPQVESMLDKWNARPGEIQEPTVENGGIKVESETVPAREEEPVAASG; encoded by the coding sequence ATGCCCCTTTTCCGGCCCACGCCACTCCTGAAAATGGCCACATCCACAGGAGGCAAGATCCTCGAAGGCGTCTTCGGAATCAACAAACCCATcggcatctcctccgcccagGTAATCCGCGACTGCCAAAACTTTTTCGACCCCTCCGCTCGCTTCGCCCCCGCCCTCGAGCAGGTCCGCGAGCAGCGCGACAAAGAGTCCAAGTACCAGcgcaaccgccgccgccggttcCCCAACAAGGTCCAGACCAAAATCGGCCACGGCGGCACCCTCGACCCCCTAGCCGGCGGTGTCCTGATCCTCGGAGTCGGAAAAGGCACCAAGTCCCTTCAGCAATTCCTCCTCTGCACCAAGACCTACGAAACAGTTGTCGTCTTCGGCGCCAGCACCGATACCTACGACCGGCTGGGCaagatcatcaagaaggGCGACTATTCCAACGTCACCCGCGATGCCGTCCAGAAAGGGCTGGAACCGTTCCGGGGGAAATACAGACAAATGCCGCCCTTGtactcctccctcaaaatGAACGGCAAACCCCTCTACGAATACGCCCGCGAAGGCAAGCCGATCCCCCGTGAGATTGAAACTCGAGAAGTCGAAGTGTCCGAACTCGAGCTGGTAGAATGGTACGAACCCGGCACGCACAAGCACTACTGGCCCGACGAGGAAGCCGGCCAGGCAGAAAAGGACGTCGCCCAGTCCGTCTGGCGCGTGGCCAAGGCGCAGGAggacggaggggaggaaTCAGCCGCCAAGATGGCCGCAGAGGAAGAGAGTAAAGCCCTCGAGGAGTTCAACTCCAAAAAGcgcgccgccgaggaagCAGTCGACGGCCTTGTCAGCGACGAGACACGTGCCTCCAAGAGGGCAAAGAACGAGGAGGGAAACCCAGAAGACACCCTCATGTCGGGGGCTCTTGAAGTCAAAAAGGAGAAGCtgacccaaccccccaaggGAAGGGGCTCAGATCTTGTGCCTGTCAGACCAGATGACATGCCTGCCCCGTGGGAAGGCAAGGGCCCGCCGGCAGCCAAGATCCGCATGACGGTCACGTCTGGGTTTTACGTCCGGAGTTTGTGCCATGATCTCGGGGAGAAGTTGGGATGCggggccatgatggcggAGCTGGTCCGTACCAGGCAGGGGCAGTTCACGCTTGGGGGGGCTAATTGTCTCGAGTATGACGATTTGCTTagaggtgaggaggtttgggggcCACAGGTGGAGAGCATGCTTGACAAGTGGAACGCCCGGCCGGGAGAGATCCAGGAACCGACTGTTGAAAATGGGGGTATCAAGGTTGAGTCCGAGACAGTgccggcgagggaggaggagccggttGCTGCTAGCGGTTAA
- a CDS encoding uncharacterized protein (EggNog:ENOG503P2YM) produces MPRPGRPGRSRRSESVDHDSVHYVKESAALTSVELGPDEGEWPCFVLSDAIIYRKDGKTLANPLMVHSEGPLVIRGLLEIDEETKKCVKIPVVKGVHLEITDSTKYSISDEPFALWVSGTSGWFEIQPSRKYLPMYREVAEAANLYYRVFVAHDDHHKLVKLCKKSGRKQPPPLSLDQIFLHYAVKIGSGIVRDEVEALCDKWAEFFISHFKKENQLDWKPTQFAQWLISKHPASITFYELEKRVEDAAKGLPIPVPPPPQLEDSEDEVLRMRRKSKAVSQGQDVDMVEVAPTRSQKLPSRPISQSQSRPVESPVPLPEKYLNIGKPTSATPQPLPQAPAQSASPAAQAVPDSPVDRLLGILDEVVQDSPDLHARAPSTIFNMVYFKAKIKDYHGSREILSYYAKDLFPRLDPNIWAGTPFHTWLEATSRNWDGQLLHVREEEIPSQMYRRGRMGPRAPRAPQQPSAPTTSNRNVVSGKRSTLRPGPSSKKRPASDLYEDEDEYDSRGGKRSFTQSFEGDNLDHDDDDEDSDDSVETEVNSQLATPDDPASLLPLPAGASRIVIQAERLPTLSPSGPNGSWVCPNEECGYVVRSADEPGAQEIIEEHFRAHEYNTQKIDLALTEGRRGHLPIDNLLAKIREKGKESLKKKRGVLGGKDNKPDEKAQVFRDRVKTRLLV; encoded by the exons ATGCCACGCCCCGGACGGCCAGGGCGTTCAAGGCGCTCTGAGTCCGTCGATCACGACTCTGTTCATTATGTCAAGGAGAGCGCAGCCCTGACGTCGGTCGAACTCGGCCCCGACGAGGGCGAATGGCCCTGTTTTGTCCTCTCGGACGCTATTATTTATCGGAAAGATGGCAAAACActcgccaaccccctcatgGTTCATTCAGAAGGACCTTTGGTGATTCGCGGATTGCTTGAAATCGACGAAGAAACCAAGAAAT GTGTCAAAATTCCCGTGGTCAAGGGTGTACATCTCGAAATCACAGACTCAACCAAGTACTCCATTAGTGATGAGCCGTTCGCCCTCTGGGTGTCCGGTACTTCTGGTTGGTTCGAAATCCAACCATCCAGGAAGTACCTTCCTATGTATCGGGAAGTGGCCGAAGCAGCAAACCTTTACTATCGTGTCTTTGTTGCCCACGACGATCACCATAAGTTGGTCAAGCTCTGCAAGAAAAGCGGAAGAAAGCAGCCGCCCCCGTTGTCTCTCGACCAGATCTTTCTGCATTATGCTGTCAAGATTGGAAGCGGCATTGTGAGGGACGAGGTGGAGGCTCTGTGCGACAAGTGGGCCGAGTTCTTCATCTCGCACTTTAAGAAAGAGAACCAGCTCGACTGGAAGCCGACACAATTTGCGCAGTGGCTCATTTCGAAGCACCCGGCAAGTATAACGTTCTAT GAGCTTGAAAAACGGGTTGAGGACGCAGCTAAGGGGCTGCCCATTCCGgtgcctccccctcctcagctgGAGGACTCCGAAGACGAGGTCCTTCGGATGAGAAGGAAGAGCAAAGCGGTTAGCCAAGGTCAAGATGTTGACATGGTCGAAGTTGCCCCTACCCGCTCGCAGAAATTGCCGAGCAGACCCATTTCGCAGTCTCAGTCAAGGCCAGTAGAAAGTCCGGTACCACTGCCGGAAAAGTACTTGAACATCGGAAAGCCGACGTCAGCCACGCCCCAGCCACTGCCGCAGGCCCCAGCACAGTCGGCCTCTCCTGCTGCCCAGGCAGTTCCCGATTCTCCGGTTGATCGGCTTCTGGGAATCCTTGATGAGGTGGTTCAAGATAGCCCAGATTTACATGCTAGGGCGCCATCAACGATTTTCAATATGGTCTATTTCAAAGCTAAGATCAAGGACTATCATGGATCCCGTGAGATTCTCTCTTATTACGCCAAAGACTTGTTCCCACGGCTGGACCCGAACATCTGGGCCGGGACCCCCTTCCATACGTGGCTCGAGGCAACGTCGCGAAACTGGGACGGGCAGCTTTTGCACgtcagggaggaggaaatcccCTCACAGATGTATCGCAGAGGCAGGATGGGACCCAGAGCCCCGAGGGCACCACAGCAGCCCTCCGCCCCAACTACTTCGAATCGTAACGTCGTCTCTGGGAAGCGGTCGACGCTGAGGCCAGGGCCATCGTCGAAGAAGCGGCCAGCTAGCGATTTGtacgaagacgaggatgaatACGACAGCCGGGGTGGGAAGCGCAGTTTCACCCAGTCTTTCGAAGGGGATAATTTGGAtcacgatgacgacgatgaagacaGCGACGATTCTGTCGAAACGGAGGTAAATTCACAACTGGCAACCCCGGACGACCCTGCATCCCTCCTGCCTCTGCCAGCAGGTGCTTCTCGCATTGTGATCCAAGCCGAACGTCTCCCAACTTTGTCACCATCAGGGCCAAACGGCTCGTGGGTCTGTCCAAACGAGGAATGCGGCTATGTAGTCCGCTCGGCCGACGAGCCCGGCGCACAAGAGATCATCGAGGAGCACTTCCGGGCTCATGAATACAACACGCAGAAAATTGACCTGGCACtgacggaggggaggaggggccatTTGCCTATTGA TAATCTGCTAGCAAAGATTcgagagaaggggaaagagtcgttgaagaagaagaggggggtgttgggcgGTAAGGACAACAAGCCGGACGAGAAGGCCCAGGTGTTTAGGGATAGGGTGAAGACAAGGTTGCTGGTTTGA
- a CDS encoding uncharacterized protein (COG:K; EggNog:ENOG503NYBD) has protein sequence MTVELHSDLAYRPAPAPREIRINTHPQTEIERRHKHSRSSYSDGSPLMSRNNSLTFRPAKRFLTGPDKTIAVINAAGRQAASFIRVATAVGYHVRAQMRNLEGVIATEVATNPNVTVLLGELYTKEKSKPGEPAQIDVSKNGPISGIGVNHNLIKELFRGTQLAFINTTFYGDENLIGEALADAAKAAGIQHYVYSSMPDHNTYNPDWPSLPLWSSKHQVEEYVRKIGLPATFVYTGIYNNNFTSLPYPLFCTALQKDGSFVWQAPFHPDAKLPWLDAEHDVGPAVLQIFKDGVKKWGGGKRIALAYEMLTPREACRHFAKGVGRPVRYVQGPIEVTVPIPEGYRCQLEALETLFTLGGDDPKKQPPYFGDLELENDCPKTALELWEGPRGLEEYAREVFPLEEHANGLTWMLEEEDEGETEPENNGNGNDYGVKGGSNHQPEEGHANGDHNHHQQQNGSVPRNGEYHHHQHQNGDRHDSEDEDDDDEDEGLVMRGPKREDEGWLA, from the coding sequence ATGACGGTCGAGCTACACTCAGACCTTGCCTACAGGCCGGCCCCGGCACCCAGGGAAATCAGAATCAACACTCACCCCCAAACCGAAATCGAGAGACGACACAAACACTCCAGGTCCTCCTACTCAGATGGCTCACCCCTCATGTCGAGGAATAATTCTTTGACCTTCCGCCCGGCCAAAAGGTTTCTGACCGGTCCTGATAAGACAATCGCTGTTATCAATGCTGCCGGCAGACAGGCTGCTTCCTTCATCCGGGTTGCCACAGCAGTCGGCTACCATGTTCGAGCCCAGATGAGGAATCTCGAGGGCGTGATCGCTACCGAAGTGGCTACCAACCCCAACGTGACGGTCCTCCTTGGAGAGCTGTACacgaaggagaagagcaaaCCCGGCGAGCCTGCACAGATCGACGTATCTAAGAATGGTCCTATCTCCGGCATCGGCGTCAATCACAACCTGATCAAGGAGCTCTTCCGGGGTACCCAGCTGGCCTTTATCAACACCACATTTTATGGCGATGAGAATCTCATCGGCGAGGCTCTCGCCGACGCAGCAAAGGCGGCAGGCATTCAGCATTATGTTTATTCATCCATGCCGGATCACAACACTTATAACCCAGACTGGCCATCGCTGCCACTTTGGTCTTCGAAGCACCAGGTCGAGGAATATGTTAGGAAAATCGGGTTGCCAGCAACGTTTGTTTACACGGGTATATATAACAACAACTTCACATCTCTTCCGTACCCTCTGTTTTGCACCGCCCTGCAAAAAGACGGCTCCTTTGTCTGGCAGGCCCCTTTTCACCCCGACGCCAAGCTTCCGTGGCTTGATGCAGAACATGACGTGGGGCCAGCCGTCCTTCAGATCTTCAAGGACGGTGTGAAGAAATGGGGCGGCGGCAAGCGCATCGCTCTCGCCTACGAGATGCTCACTCCCAGGGAGGCGTGCCGCCACTTTGCGAAGGGGGTCGGTCGGCCGGTGCGCTATGTCCAAGGCCCGATTGAGGTCACGGTGCCGATTCCCGAGGGTTATCGCTGCCAGCTGGAGGCTCTGGAGACGTTGTTCACCCTTGGAGGTGACGACCCGAAGAAGCAGCCCCCTTACTTTGGCGACCTCGAGCTGGAGAACGACTGCCCCAAGACTGCCCTGGAGCTCTGGGAAGGACCACGAGGGCTGGAGGAGTATGCGCGCGAGGTTTTCCCTCTGGAGGAACACGCGAATGGTTTGACGTGGAtgctggaagaggaggacgaaggcGAGACGGAGCCGGAGAACAATGGCAACGGTAACGATTATGGCGTCAAGGGCGGCAGTAATCACCAGCCAGAAGAGGGACACGCAAACGGGGACCataatcaccaccaacaacaaaacggGTCGGTTCCGAGAAATGGGGagtatcaccaccaccaacaccaaaatGGAGACAGGCACGACtctgaagatgaggatgatgacgatgaggatgagggtcTGGTGATGCGAGGCCCCAAGCGGGAGGATGAAGGGTGGCTTGCATAG
- the ERG2 gene encoding C-8 sterol isomerase (EggNog:ENOG503NY94; COG:T), whose translation MAPKSSSPAKKATACACSQKSCCSSLTTFFKWFAILFAVLAPIFYVLDQNVDKFYVFNLPQLDAVTKAAINAHPGDTKAMVKYIVDELKADVTVSRYVNTDEQWVFNNAGGAMGAMYIIHASFTEYLIIFGTAIGTEGHTGRHTADDYFHILTGTQTAYVPGEYEPEVYPPGTIHHLRRGDVKQYRMPESCFALEYARGWIPPMLFFGFADGLFSTLDFPTLWRTTYLTAEQMLGNLVKGKF comes from the exons ATGGCACCCAAATCCTCTTCcccggccaagaaggccaccGCCTGTGCTTGCAGCCAGAAGAGCTGCTGCAGCAGTCTCACTACCTTCTTCAAGTGGTTCGCCATCCTCTTCGCCGTCCTGGCTCCCATCTTCTACGTCCTCGACCAAAACGTCGACAAGTTCTAcgtcttcaacctcccccagctcGATGCCGTCACCAAggccgccatcaacgcccaCCCCGGCGACACCAAGGCCATGGTCAAGTACATCGTCGACGAGCTCAAGGCCGACGTGACCGTCAGCCGCTACGTCAACACCGATGAGCAGTGGGTATTCAACAACGCCGGCGGCGCCATGGGAGCCATGTACATCATCCATGCCA GTTTCACCGAAtacctcatcatcttcggcACCGCCATCGGCACAGAAGGCCACACGGGCCGCCACACCGCCGACGACTACTTCCACATCCTCACCGGCACCCAAACCGCCTACGTCCCCGGCGAGTACGAGCCCGAGGTCTACCCCCCGGgaaccatccaccacctccgccgcgGCGACGTCAAGCAGTACCGCATGCCCGAGTCCTGCTTCGCCCTCGAGTACGCGCGCGGGTGGATCCCCCCCATGCTCTTTTTCGGCTTCGCCGACGGTCTCTTCAGCACGCTGGACTTCCCCACCTTGTGGAGGACGACGTATCTTACTGCTGAGCAAATGTTGGGGAATCTTGTCAAGGGCAAGTTTTAA